The Bombus terrestris chromosome 9, iyBomTerr1.2, whole genome shotgun sequence genome contains a region encoding:
- the LOC100645639 gene encoding proteasome subunit alpha type-3 — protein MSSIGTGYDLSASQFSPDGRVFQVEYAQKAVENGGTVIGLRGKDGIVFAVEKIVTSKLYEVGTNKRIFNIDKHLGMAVSGLISDARQIVEIARSEASSYKSQYGIGIPLKYLNERVSMYMHAYTLYSAVRPYGCSVILGAYEHDGPTMYMIDPSGVSYGYYGCAVGKAKQSAKTEIEKLKLSEMTCNELVKEAARIIYLVHDELKDKQFELEMSWVGKHTNGRHERIPADVKADAEAKAKQAMAEDSDSDTEDM, from the exons ATGAGTTCCATAGGCACAGGG TATGATTTGTCTGCTTCTCAATTTTCACCTGACGGACGTGTGTTTCAAGTGGAATATGCGCAAAAAGCCGTCGAAAATGGAGG AACAGTTATAGGATTAAGAGGAAAAGATGGCATTGTATTTGCTGTGGAAAAGATAGTTACTTCCAAGCTTTATGAAGTTGGcacaaataaaagaatattcaaTATAGATAAACATCTTGGTATGGCAGTTTCTGGTTTGATATCCGATGCCAGACAGATCGTGGAGATCGCTAGATCAGAAGCGTCCAGCTACAAATCCCAGTATGGAATTGGTATTCCTCTGAAATACTTAAATGAAAGAGTTTCTATGTATATGCATGCGTATACTTTGTATTCGGCAGTCAGACCATATGGCTGTTCTGTAATACTTGGTGCATATGAACACGATGGCCCAACTATGTATATGATAGATCCTTCTGGAGTTTCATATGGGTACTATGGTTGTGCTGTtg GCAAGGCAAAACAGTCTGCAAAGacggaaattgaaaaattgaaactaTCTGAAATGACTTGCAATGAATTAGTAAAAGAAGCAGCACGTATAATTTATCTTGTTCACGATGAATTAAAAGACAAGCAGTTTGAGCTTGAAATGAGCTGGGTTGGTAAACATACGAATGGAAGGCACGAGCGCATACCGGCGGACGTAAAAGCTGACGCTGAGGCAAAAGCGAAACAAGCAATGGCAGAAGATTCAGACAGTGACACGGAAGACATGTAA
- the LOC100645528 gene encoding pinopsin isoform X2: MVYVAAAIALGFIGFFGFTMNLLVAIVIVKDAQILWTPVNVILVNLVVGDFLVAAFGNPVAMISAITGGWYWSYEMCLCYAWFMSTLGFASIGNLTVMAVERWLLVARPMKALSIRHAITLGIFVWFYALCLSLPPLFGWGSYGPEAGNVSCSVSWEVHDPLTKSDSYIAFLFVFGLIIPVLVISSSYVAIIVTLRKVRKRAGASGRREAKITKMVALMITAFLLAWSPYAALAIAAQYFDAKPSASVAVLPALLAKSSICYNPIIYAGLNSQFPRSLKKIFDVRIARSSLPDSQNTALTLLNRQEQRN, encoded by the exons ATGGTGTACGTCGCTGCAGCGATCGCATTGGGATTTATCGGATTTTTTGGTTTCACCATGAATCTTCTGGTGGCGATCGTGATCGTCAAGGACGCGCAGATACTGTGGACACCCGTCAACGTGATCCTGGTTAATCTTGTC GTTGGCGATTTCCTGGTGGCTGCGTTTGGAAATCCTGTTGCGATGATTTCTGCTATCACAGGCGGATGGTACTGGAGCTACGAAATGTGCCTCTG CTACGCTTGGTTCATGTCCACTCTGGGGTTCGCCAGTATCGGCAACTTGACAGTAATGGCCGTTGAAAGGTGGTTACTGGTAGCCAGACCGATGAAAGCTCTGTCCATAAG GCATGCGATAACGCTTGGAATCTTCGTCTGGTTCTATGCACTTTGCCTCTCTCTGCCACCACTATTTGGCTGGGGTAGTTACGGTCCAGAGGCAGGAAACGTGTCTTGCAGCGTGTCCTGGGAAGTCCACGACCCTCTTACCAAAAGCGACAGCTACATAGCATTCCTCTTCGTGTTTGGTCTGATCATCCCCGTCTTGGTGATCAGTAGCAGTTACGTGGCAATTATAGTGACCTTGAGAAAAGTGCGAAAGAGAGCAG GCGCAAGCGGAAGACGCGAGGCGAAGATCACGAAAATGGTTGCACTAATGATAACTGCCTTCCTGCTCGCCTGGTCGCCTTACGCTGCTCTTGCGATCGCCGCACAATATTTCGAC GCGAAGCCATCGGCATCGGTAGCTGTGCTTCCGGCGTTATTGGCCAAATCCTCCATTTGCTACAACCCCATAATCTACGCAGGTTTAAACAGTCAATTTCCCCGCTCCCTGAAGAAGATCTTCGACGTACGAATCGCGAGATCCTCGTTACCAGACAGTCAAAACACCGCGTTGACGCTGTTGAACAGACAAGAGCAAAGGAACTGA
- the LOC105666088 gene encoding odorant receptor 4, with translation MMVVFACAPQTINLLLIAGNSNLVIENLSTNITTTISLMKAMAVWIKGKPLKFLVKCMANDWNTTTDKAERETMVNIRRITRKTTIRSTLMANIVLLAFVPARLFSMRYSDNMLFYRGYFPYNITISPNYELTMIGQFMATFYAATTYTAVDTFVVLLIFHVCGQLSNLRDDLRKIQSYDTKDVEKKLQKIIQKHEYINRFIENSFNMMLLLQMLSCTIQICSQSYQVIMSFGEEETEYMILQLSFLLIYVVYVMLHLFLYCYMGEKLTSESAEIANTAYNAEWYNLPPKNARWLIIIMCRARASPLKITAGKFCSFTLVLFSQVLKTSMGYVSVLHAMKNK, from the exons ATGATGGTGGTCTTCGCATGTGCCCCACAAACTATTAATCTTTTGTTAATCGCGGGTAACTCTAACTTGGTGATCGAGAATCTTTCGACTAATATTACTACCACGATTTCACTTATGAAGGCTATGGCTGTGTGGATCAAAGGCAAAC CATTAAAGTTTTTGGTAAAGTGCATGGCTAATGACTGGAACACAACGACGGACAAAGCCGAACGAGAAACAATGGTGAACATCCGAAGGATCACTAGAAAGACTACAATAAGAAGCACGTTGATGGCCAACATTGTCCTTCTCGCTTTTGTGCCTGCACGGTTGTTTAGTATGAGATACAGTGACAACATGCTGTTCTATCGTGGCTATTTCCCCTACAACATTACCATCAGTCCAAATTACGAATTGACAATGATCGGTCAATTCATGGCTACTTTTTATGCGGCCACTACGTACACAGCAGTAGATACTTTCGTCGTTCTGTTGATTTTTCATGTCTGTGGACAGCTTTCCAATTTGAGAGACGATTTACGGAAGATTCAATCGTACGATACGAAAGATGTAGAAAAGAAGTTgcagaaaattattcaaaagcatgaatatattaataggttc ATAGAGAATTCTTTCAACATGATGCTCCTTCTTCAAATGCTGAGTTGCACCATTCAGATATGCTCTCAGTCTTACCAAGTCATTATG TCATTTGGAGAGGAAGAGACGGAATACATGATTTTGCAACTTTCGTTTCTGCTGATATACGTAGTTTATGTGATGTTGCATTTGTTCCTATATTGTTACATGGGCGAAAAACTAACTTCCGAG AGTGCAGAAATTGCTAACACGGCGTACAATGCCGAATGGTATAATTTACCTCCCAAGAATGCAAGATGGCTTATTATTATCATGTGTCGTGCCAGGGCTTCACCTTTAAAAATTACAGCAGGCAAATTTTGTTCCTTTACTTTAGTGCTATTCTCTCAG GTCTTAAAAACCTCGATGGGATATGTTTCTGTTCTACacgcaatgaaaaataaataa
- the LOC100650565 gene encoding uncharacterized protein LOC100650565, with protein sequence MMLNAKILIIMGLVSYGVIARNMEGNKELLKEQSNKKHGVSMLMEIAKELVQRSSTSSQVLNLNLSNLLLLLVLKAVVFGAGYLGHHGYKGRDLEEDVRNIENNNIFPENVVSEAEVTLALGYLMGDTCLYRAACEEPHVAKEYLGAAEMIIQVIKLLPQGSSIEGKYEQIMAEFRKAIEHGVADNCPHQYTCKKENIKNFLKEEGK encoded by the exons ATGATGTTAAATGCGAAGATTTTGATTATCATGGGATTAGTGAGTTATGGGGTTATTGCTAGAAACATGGAAGGCAATAAAGAGCTTCTTAAGGAACAAAGTAATAAGAAGCATGGGGTTTCTATGTTGATGGAAATAGCGAAGGAGCTTGTACAAAGATCCTCGACTAGTAGTCAG GTATTGAATCTGAATTTATCAAATTTGTTATTACTTTTGGTATTGAAAGCAGTCGTATTTGGAGCAGGATATCTAGGCCATCATGGTTACAAAGGACGCGACTTGGAAGAAG acgtacgaaatattgaaaataataatatatttccagAAAATGTGGTATCCGAAGCTGAAGTTACGTTGGCATTAGGATACTTGATGGGAGATACCTGTCTGTATAGAGCAGCCTGCGAAGAACCTCACGTCGCGAAAGAATATCTAGGAGCTGCAGAAATGATCATCCAAGTGATAAAATTGCTACCCCA AGGTTCGTCGATTGAAGGGAAGTACGAGCAAATAATGGCGGAATTCCGAAAAGCCATCGAACATGGTGTTGCAGATAATTGCCCGCATCAATATACTTGCAAGAAAGAGAATATTAAGAATTTTTTGAAGGAAGAAGGGAAATGA
- the LOC100650689 gene encoding uncharacterized protein LOC100650689, which yields MDFAMGWNRFNLTLLGVWPEPRKVSRGSRLLSSIIFWFTAIVTFTFICAPQTANLILKSTNFNEIIENLSINIPIAFALIKQLVLRYYKKGNNTYTYIFIFMYIYIYICSLTLLLRQMFDDWTEPIANQDRQMMLKNAQISRMISIVCSTLTYFMLLAFISMQIWSNMQSASEADLGGLLHPATFPYDTSKSPNFEITWLGQFIGTMLAGISYSCFDTFLAVPVIHLCGQLTVLRMALEDLANATKDDNYARFQERLGFIVNRHNLLSRLSTGVGQSAYECDWYNLPPKNAISLIIVICRARVSFQITAGKFSPFSLELFNAILKTSAGYLSVLLAMKD from the exons ATGGACTTTGCAATGGGTTGGAATCGTTTCAACTTGACGTTACTCGGTGTGTGGCCAGAACCGAGAAAAGTATCAAGAGGATCACGATTACTTTCCAGTATAATATTCTGGTTTACGGCTATTGTGACGTTTACTTTCATTTGTGCACCACAAACAGCAAATCTGATACTGAAATCGACCAATTTCAACGAAATAAtcgaaaatttatcgattaatatACCGATCGCCTTTGCATTGATCAAGCAGCTCGTTCTACGATATTATAAGAAAGGTAATAatacctatacatatatatttatatttatgtatatttacatatacatttgtT CCCTAACGCTATTACTCAGGCAAATGTTCGACGACTGGACCGAGCCAATCGCAAATCAAGATCGTCAAATGATGTTAAAGAACGCGCAAATTAGTCGAATGATATCCATAGTCTGTTCCACTCTAACGTATTTCATGCTTCTCGCATTTATATCGATGCAAATTTGGAGTAATATGCAAAGTGCGTCAGAAGCCGATCTAGGAGGACTCCTTCATCCAGCCACGTTCCCTTACGACACAAGCAAAAGTCCAAATTTCGAGATCACATGGCTGGGACAGTTTATAGGCACGATGTTAGCCGGGATATCCTATTCTTGCTTCGACACGTTCCTTGCGGTTCCTGTGATACATTTGTGCGGTCAATTAACTGTTCTTAGAATGGCACTCGAGGATCTAGCTAACGCGACGAAGGATGATAATTACGCAAGGTTCCAAGAACGATTAGGATTCATTGTGAACAGGCACAATCTGTTATCTAGGTTG AGTACCGGTGTTGGACAATCAGCATACGAGTGCGATTGGTACAATTTACCACCGAAGAACGCCATTTCATTAATTATCGTAATATGTCGCGCGAGGGTATCGTTTCAAATAACAGCTGGAAAATTCAGTCCCTTCTCTCTCGAACTCTTTAATGCT ATTCTAAAAACGTCTGCCGGATATCTTTCAGTATTGTTAGCCATGAAAGATTGA
- the LOC100645528 gene encoding green-sensitive opsin isoform X1 has translation MSLNRSTVDNVVYDAEDQVSPMVYVAAAIALGFIGFFGFTMNLLVAIVIVKDAQILWTPVNVILVNLVVGDFLVAAFGNPVAMISAITGGWYWSYEMCLCYAWFMSTLGFASIGNLTVMAVERWLLVARPMKALSIRHAITLGIFVWFYALCLSLPPLFGWGSYGPEAGNVSCSVSWEVHDPLTKSDSYIAFLFVFGLIIPVLVISSSYVAIIVTLRKVRKRAGASGRREAKITKMVALMITAFLLAWSPYAALAIAAQYFDAKPSASVAVLPALLAKSSICYNPIIYAGLNSQFPRSLKKIFDVRIARSSLPDSQNTALTLLNRQEQRN, from the exons ATGTCCTTGAATCGTAGCACCGTGGACAATGTCGTTTACGATGCCGAGGATCAAGTCAGTCCGATGGTGTACGTCGCTGCAGCGATCGCATTGGGATTTATCGGATTTTTTGGTTTCACCATGAATCTTCTGGTGGCGATCGTGATCGTCAAGGACGCGCAGATACTGTGGACACCCGTCAACGTGATCCTGGTTAATCTTGTC GTTGGCGATTTCCTGGTGGCTGCGTTTGGAAATCCTGTTGCGATGATTTCTGCTATCACAGGCGGATGGTACTGGAGCTACGAAATGTGCCTCTG CTACGCTTGGTTCATGTCCACTCTGGGGTTCGCCAGTATCGGCAACTTGACAGTAATGGCCGTTGAAAGGTGGTTACTGGTAGCCAGACCGATGAAAGCTCTGTCCATAAG GCATGCGATAACGCTTGGAATCTTCGTCTGGTTCTATGCACTTTGCCTCTCTCTGCCACCACTATTTGGCTGGGGTAGTTACGGTCCAGAGGCAGGAAACGTGTCTTGCAGCGTGTCCTGGGAAGTCCACGACCCTCTTACCAAAAGCGACAGCTACATAGCATTCCTCTTCGTGTTTGGTCTGATCATCCCCGTCTTGGTGATCAGTAGCAGTTACGTGGCAATTATAGTGACCTTGAGAAAAGTGCGAAAGAGAGCAG GCGCAAGCGGAAGACGCGAGGCGAAGATCACGAAAATGGTTGCACTAATGATAACTGCCTTCCTGCTCGCCTGGTCGCCTTACGCTGCTCTTGCGATCGCCGCACAATATTTCGAC GCGAAGCCATCGGCATCGGTAGCTGTGCTTCCGGCGTTATTGGCCAAATCCTCCATTTGCTACAACCCCATAATCTACGCAGGTTTAAACAGTCAATTTCCCCGCTCCCTGAAGAAGATCTTCGACGTACGAATCGCGAGATCCTCGTTACCAGACAGTCAAAACACCGCGTTGACGCTGTTGAACAGACAAGAGCAAAGGAACTGA